A genomic region of Arachis stenosperma cultivar V10309 chromosome 9, arast.V10309.gnm1.PFL2, whole genome shotgun sequence contains the following coding sequences:
- the LOC130951105 gene encoding auxin response factor 16-like translates to MDRTRTPIQTCLDSQLWHACAGPMVQMPPLNTKVLYFPQGHAEHQQAHAHGRKPHFAPAMKTPIPPFFPCTLTAIKYMAEPETDEVYVKITLTPLLSDPEEHDHHCSSNHNSFLDNNGEKPASFAKTLTQSDANNGGGFSVPRYCAETIFPRLDYSAEPPVQTIIAKDVHGQCWKFRHIYRGTPRRHLLTTGWSNFVNHKKLVAGDSIVFLRAQNGDLCVGIRRAKKGGIAAGTATNTNITTNNNVGECCVGEAVNCAVNGRPFEVVYYPRGSSPEFCVKASSVRASMQIQWCSGMRFKMPFETEDSSRISWFMGTISSVQLSDPLHWPHSPWRLLQVVWDEPDLLQNVKCVNPWLVELVSNVPNFHLSPFSPPRKKQRFLQDQPDFQLINQIPIPSSFSTIQDHQGIQGARHAHQFGLAPQDFHILDGFPRLDHAAQQPHRPSFGIYNKNNSATTKNNNNLEISCLLSVGNPGQSFIKEESCSNETKAPHILLFGKLIHTDQQNHSSNSSNSVYEGTNSSLKTSIENSSDDDGGSLWFKNQHKNNDLVGTENINILCMAL, encoded by the exons atggACAGAACCAGAACACCAATACAAACATGCTTAGATTCTCAACTGTGGCACGCCTGTGCAGGCCCCATGGTTCAAATGCCACCTCTCAACACCAAAGTCTTGTACTTCCCACAAGGCCATGCTGAACACCAACAAGCCCATGCCCATGGTCGAAAACCCCATTTTGCCCCTGCCATGAAAACCCCCATTCCACCCTTCTTCCCTTGCACACTCACCGCCATCAAATACATGGCAGAACCTGAAACCGACGAGGTCTATGTCAAGATCACCCTCACCCCTCTCCTCTCAGACCCAGAAGAACACGATCATCATTGTAGTAGTAATCATAATAGTTTCTTGGACAACAATGGTGAAAAGCCTGCTTCTTTTGCAAAGACTCTAACACAATCCGATGCCAACAATGGCGGCGGTTTCTCTGTGCCTCGTTACTGCGCCGAAACCATTTTCCCAAGGCTTGATTACTCCGCAGAGCCTCCGGTTCAGACCATAATCGCAAAAGACGTGCATGGGCAGTGTTGGAAGTTCAGACACATTTATAGAGGCACGCCAAGGAGGCACCTTTTGACTACTGGTTGGAGCAACTTCGTTAACCACAAGAAGCTTGTTGCCGGTGACTCCATTGTTTTCCTCCGAGCCCAAAATGGTGACCTTTGTGTCGGGATTAGGAGGGCCAAGAAGGGTGGCATTGCTGCTGGAACCGCCACAAATACTAATATTACTACGAATAATAATGTTGGTGAATGTTGTGTTGGTGAGGCTGTGAATTGTGCTGTGAATGGAAGGCCATTTGAGGTGGtgtattatccaagaggaagcTCACCAGAGTTTTGTGTGAAGGCTTCTTCAGTGAGAGCTTCAATGCAGATTCAATGGTGTTCTGGTATGAGATTCAAGATGCCCTTTGAGACTGAAGACTCTTCCAGAATCAGTTGGTTCATGGGGACTATTTCTTCTGTCCAGCTTTCAGATCCTCTTCATTGGCCTCATTCTCCTTGGCGTCTTCTTCAG GTGGTATGGGATGAACCAGATCTACTCCAAAATGTGAAGTGTGTGAATCCTTGGTTAGTTGAACTAGTCTCAAATGTGCCAAACTTTCATCTCTCTCCATTCTCACCACCAAGGAAGAAACAAAGGTTCCTACAAGACCAACCAGATTTTCAACTCATCAACCAGATTCCAATTCCATCATCATTCTCCACCATTCAAGACCATCAAGGCATACAGGGAGCCAGGCATGCCCATCAATTTGGGCTCGCTCCGCAAGATTTCCACATTCTTGATGGATTTCCAAGGCTTGATCATGCAGCACAACAGCCTCATAGGCCTAGTTTTGGAATCTACAACAAGAACAACTCTGCCACCACCAAGAACAATAACAATCTTGAGATATCTTGCTTGTTGAGTGTGGGAAATCCTGGCCAGAGTTTCATTAAGGAGGAGTCTTGTTCCAATGAAACAAAAGCACCACACATTTTGTTGTTTGGGAAGCTCATTCACACTGATCAGCAGAACCATTCATCAAACAGTTCAAATAGTGTTTATGAAGGAACTAATTCATCACTCAAGACATCAATTGAAAACTCTTCTGATGATGATGGAGGGTCTCTCTGGTTCAAAAATCAGCATAAGAATAATGATCTTGTTGGAACTGAAAACATTAACATATTGTGTATGGCCTTATAA